One window of Trifolium pratense cultivar HEN17-A07 linkage group LG5, ARS_RC_1.1, whole genome shotgun sequence genomic DNA carries:
- the LOC123884017 gene encoding PH-interacting protein-like isoform X2: MALQKYAPSGDAPTVNLKHLSFSSKVPEKTQSDVANQNHEMDVDVDLGEVYFLIMHFLSGGPCQKTYLQFKNELLENQLLPRRYHAWYSRSGACSGVIQDDGQSFPLGYNKLVERYPHIEKDHLVKLLKQLLLNKASLSPGLSTGNAPNAADVPTLLGTGSFSLLSYDREKVNEEVKPPPPYMRWPHMKANQVHGLGLREIGGGFPRHHRAPSIRAACYAIAKPSTMVQKMQNIKRVRGHRNAVYCAILDRSGRYVITGSDDRLVKIWSMETAYSLASCRGHDGDITDLAVSSNNAAVASSSNDCIIRVWRLPDGLPISVLRGHSGAVTAIAFSPRPNAVYQLLSSSDDGTCRIWDARNTQSSPRLYIPKPSDSVGRSSGPSSNTMPQSHQIFCCAYNANGTVFVTGSSDNLARVWNACKVNTEDADQPNHEIDVLSGHENDVNYVQFSGCAAASRFSTTETWKEDNIPKFKNSWLNHDNIVTCSRDGSAIIWIPKSRRSHGKIGRWTRAYHLRVPPPPMPPQPQRGGPRQRILPTPRGVNMIVWSLDNRFVLAAIMDCRICVWNASDGSLVHSLTGHTESTYVLDVHPFNPRIAMSAGYDGRTIVWDIWEGVPIRIYEISRFKLVDGKFSPDGTSIILSDDVGQLYILNTGQGESQKDAKYDQFFLGDYRPLIQDTHGNVLDQETQMIPYRRNMQDLLCDSAMIPYPEPYQSEFQRRRLGAFGQEWRPSSLKFAVGPDFSLDPEYHMVPLADLDMLIEPPPEFIDVMDWEPEIDVFANDTDSEYNLTDDSSSRGEKGCSSSNASGDPSCSTDNSDNEDIHMDSIRRSKRKKQKTGIDITTSSGRRVKRRNLDECDGNVHSSSRSRKGKGGQKSSRRKSSKSKSSRPQRAAARNALNLFSKITGGPIEEEEEEEDSLVGDSSDSDSTLQESNIDSEESGRASQNDQRNNSKGKEVLLYESEDTKSHELTESRVNRRRLVLKLPIRGSSKPAHEFENQAGLVGSSSKTAQESHDFNGNNRPSSTEQGYRFGNGSYSSIERKDQVNVDLLEKIRWGEVRARSSKPLRVREAVQQVANPNSLKCPNHLNENENVSTGQEKEDKDFTSTSTPALEIQNDDKVDSLTEINENCAGTTSQPFNTTGNGEPVAASSNYRDQDESLVSAGMTPQDTILVSVGHSGVDQLPEPNIGFPSVSTKLRSKRGTRNPESPCKHETKSSVLKNIASSCNADNNLNNEEHLVVVKDENNTRLTSNQRENDSQEVDAQVKQVTTSHDSLEPHSNRDKMFKAVYRRSRSHRAVANLADGSGMGESTSNGSNSNLNVAVDSNGTNEALHTNGSLELELGTRVPNNEQSNLRVQQRNGSCMVRIPQNVSPNKGKLTEERGSNSNLTVGLRSTRNRRSTYNIRDTSPVNRRKSLQSTLKGSWLLLSTHEEGCRYIPQQGDEVVYLRQGHQEYIDYSHKRESGPWVSLKGHLRAVEYCRVQSLEYSHVPGSGDSCCKMTLQFVDSNSSVVGKTFKLTLPEVTSFPDFLVERTRFDAAIQRNWTRRDKCRVWWKNEDNSSGNWWEGRIQFVKAKSSEFPDSPWERYSVRYKSDLSDEHLHSPWELFDADTQWEQPHIDDHARNKLLSALAKLQQSGNTLQDRYGLHELTKISNKSKFTNRFPVPLSIELMESRLENNYYRSLEALKHDASILLSNATSFFEKDAEMTTKIKRLSDWFTRTLSSL, translated from the exons ATGGCTTTGCAGAAGTATGCTCCTTCTGGCGATGCACCTACTGTTAATCTGAAACATTTGAGTTTCTCTAGTAAGGTCCCTGAGAAAACTCAGTCTGATGTGGCAAATCAGAATCATGAGATGGATGTGGATGTTGACCTTGGGGAAGTTTATTTTCTCATTATGCACTTCCTTTCTGGCGGGCCATgtcaaaaaacttatttacaGTTTAAGAATGAGCTTCTGGAGAATCAACTATTGCCTAGAAGATATCATGCTTGGTATTCAAGGAGTGGGGCATGCAGTGGTGTTATACAAGATGATGGTCAATCATTCCCTTTAGGTTACAATAAGTTGGTGGAGAG GTATCCTCATATTGAAAAGGATCACTTGGTAAAGCTTTTGAAGCAATTGTTATTAAACAAAGCCTCCTTGTCACCAGGCTTGAGTACTGGAAATGCTCCAAATGCAGCTGATGTACCCACTCTTCTGGGAACGGGATCATTTTCACTTCTGAGCT ATGACAGGGAGAAAGTGAATGAAGAAGTCAAACCGCCACCTCCTTATATGCGCTGGCCTCATATGAAAGCAAATCAGGTTCACGGGCTTGGTTTGAGGGAAATCGGGGGCGGTTTTCCAAGACATCACCGTGCACCATCTATACGTGCTGCATGCTATGCCATTGCAAAACCTTCTACTATGGTGCAGAAGATGCAAAATATCAAGAGAGTTAGAGGACACCGTAATGCTGTTTATTGTG CTATATTAGATCGGTCTGGAAGATATGTTATTACTGGTTCAGATGACCGACTTGTTAAAATTTGGTCAATGGAAACTGCATATAGTTTGGCCAGTTGCCGTGGACACGAT GGTGACATTACTGACTTGGCTGTGAGCTCAAACAATGCTGCAGTTGCTTCCTCATCAAATGACTGCATTATTCGAGTT TGGCGCTTGCCAGATGGCTTACCAATATCAGTTTTGCGGGGGCATTCTGGAGCTGTTACAGCCATAGCCTTTAGTCCCCGGCCTAATGCTGTTTACCAGCTTTTATC TTCCTCTGACGATGGAACTTGTAGGATATGGGATGCAAGAAATACCCAGTCAAGTCCAAGATTATATATTCCAAAGCCTTCTGATTCTGTTG GAAGGAGCAGCGGCCCATCCTCAAATACAATGCCACAAAGTCATCAAATTTTTTGCTGTGCATATAATGCTAATGGAACTGTCTTCGTCACTGGTAGCTCTGATAATCTTGCCAGG GTCTGGAATGCTTGTAAAGTTAATACGGAAGATGCTGACCAACCAAATCATGAGATAGATGTACTATCTGGTCATGAAAATGATGTAAACTATGTGCAATTTAG TGGATGTGCTGCAGCATCTCGATTTTCCACAACAGAAACTTGGAAGGAGGATAATATTCCCAAATTTAAGAATTCCTG GTTGAATCATGACAACATTGTTACCTGCTCTCGTGATGGTAGTGCCATTATATGGATTCCAAAATCACGCAGGTCACAT GGGAAAATTGGTCGCTGGACTCGGGCATATCATCTCAGAGTTCCACCTCCACCTATGCCTCCACAACCTCAGAGAGGTGGTCCACGCCAGAGAATTCTACCAACTCCACGTGGTGTAAATATGATTGTTTGGAGCCTAGACAACCGCTTTGTCCTTGCAGCCATTATGG ATTGCAGAATCTGTGTTTGGAATGCTTCTGATGGCAGCTTAGTGCACTCATTGACTGGGCATACTGAATCT ACATATGTTCTGGATGTTCATCCTTTTAATCCGCGGATAGCAATGAGTGCTGGATATGATGGAAGAACTATTGTATGGGAT ATATGGGAAGGTGTGCCTATCAGGATATATGAGATATCACGTTTCAAGTTGGTGGATGGAAAATTTTCTCC GGATGGGACATCAATTATACTATCTGATGATGTTGGTCAACTATATATATTAAACACTGGTCAAGGTGAATCCCAGAAAGATGCCAAATATGATCAG TTCTTTCTTGGTGATTATCGGCCTCTCATTCAAGACACACATGGTAATGTACTTGACCAG GAAACTCAGATGATTCCTTATCGACGTAATATGCAAGATTTGCTTTGTGATTCAG CAATGATACCATACCCAGAACCTTATCAGAGTGAATTTCAGCGTAGACGACTTGGAGCTTTCGGCCAGGAATGGCGCCCGTCATCGCTAAAGTTTGCTGTTGGCCCTGATTTCAGTCTGGACCCAGAGTATCATATGGTTCCATTGGCTGACTTGGACATGCTTATAGAACCACCACCAGAGTTTATAGATGTTATGGATTGGGAGCCAGAAATTGATGTGTTTGCTAATGATACCGATTCAGAATATAATTTAACTGATGATAGTTCTTCCCGGGGTGAGAAAGGATGTTCAAGCTCCAATGCCTCTGGTGATCCTAGTTGCAGCACAGATAACAGTGACAATGAGGACATTCACATGGATTCCATTCGTAGATCGAAGAGGAAAAAACAGAAGACTGGA ATTGATATTACGACTTCTTCTGGGAGACGTGTTAAAAGGAGGAATTTGGATGAGTGTGATGGCAATGTTCACAGTAGTAGCCGAAGTAGGAAGGGTAAAGGTGGACAAAAATCATCACGGAGGAAATCTTCTAAATCAAAATCTTCCAGACCTCAAAGAGCTGCTGCACGCAATGCTCTGAATCTATTCTCAAAAATTACAGGTGGAccaattgaagaagaagaagaagaagaagatagtTTGGTTGGTGATTCTTCAGATAGTGACTCAACATTGCAAGAGTCTAATATAGACAGTGAAGAATCTGGTAGAGCTTCCCAAAATGACCAACGGAATAATTCCAAGGGAAAGGAAGTGTTACTGTATGAATCAGAGGACACAAAATCTCATGAATTGACCGAGAGTCGTGTAAACAGAAGGAGGTTGGTCCTCAAATTGCCAATTCGGGGTTCATCTAAACCCGCACATGAGTTTGAGAACCAGGCTGGGTTGGTTGGCTCATCGTCAAAAACTGCTCAAGAATCCCATGATTTTAATGGGAACAACAGACCAAGTTCTACAGAGCAAGGATATCGTTTTGGCAATGGAAGTTACTCTTCAATTGAAAGAAAAGATCAAGTAAATGTAGACTTACTAGAGAAAATTAGATGGGGGGAGGTTAGGGCTCGTTCATCTAAACCTCTCAGAGTGAGAGAAGCTGTGCAACAAGTTGCAAATCCCAACTCTTTGAAATGTCCTAACCATctcaatgaaaatgaaaatgtcaGTACTGGGCAAGAGAAAGAGGACAAGGACTTCACTAGTACATCCACCCCTGCTTTAGAAATCCAAAATGATGATAAGGTAGATAGTTTGAcagaaataaatgaaaattgtgCTGGTACTACCTCTCAGCCATTTAATACTACTGGGAATGGTGAACCAGTCGCAGCTTCCAGCAATTACAGGGATCAAGATGAATCACTAGTTTCTGCAGGCATGACTCCGCAGGATACTATTCTTGTATCTGTCGGCCATAGTGGTGTTGACCAACTACCTGAACCAAATATTGGTTTTCCTTCTGTTTCAACAAAGCTGAGGTCTAAAAGGGGTACGAGGAATCCTGAAAGTCCATGTAAGCATGAAACAAAATCATCAGTGCTAAAGAATATTGCATCTAGCTGCAAtgctgataataatttgaacaaTGAAGAGCATTTGGTTGTGGTTAAGGATGAGAACAATACTAGACTAACATCTAATCAGAGAGAAAATGATTCTCAAGAAGTTGATGCTCAGGTTAAACAAGTTACTACTTCACATGATTCACTAGAACCACATTCAAATAGAGATAAAATGTTCAAAGCTGTTTATAGAAGATCAAGATCACATAGGGCTGTGGCTAATTTAGCTGATGGTAGTGGCATGGGAGAATCCACTTCAAATGGGAGCAACAGTAATCTTAATGTGGCAGTGGACAGTAATGGCACAAATGAAGCTCTTCATACCAATGGTTCCCTAGAGTTGGAACTAGGTACTCGTGTCCCAAATAATGAGCAGAGTAATCTTAGAGTGCAACAAAGAAATGGATCTTGTATGGTTAGAATTCCTCAGAATGTTTCCCCAAATAAAGGAAAGCTCACAGAAGAAAGGGGTTCTAATTCAAATTTGACTGTTGGTTTGAGGTCCACTAGGAATCGGAGGTCTACTTATAATATCCGTGATACTAGTCCTGTAAATAGAAGGAAATCACTACAATCAACTTTGAAGGGATCCTGGTTGCTGTTATCCACACATGAGGAAGGATGTAGATATATTCCTCAACAGGGAGATGAAGTGGTGTATTTAAGACAG GGACACCAGGAATATATAGATTATAGCCATAAAAGAGAATCGGGGCCTTGGGTGTCACTTAAGGGACATCTAAGAGCTGTAGAATATTGTAGAGTTCAAAGCCTCGAGTATTCTCATGTTCCAGGGTCGGGTGATAGCTGCTGCAAAATGACCCTCCAGTTTGTAGATTCAAATTCAAGTGTTGTTGGCAAAACTTTTAAATTAACCCTACCTGAAGTGACCAGTTTCCCTGATTTTCTTGTTGAAAGAACTAGATTTGATGCTGCTATCCAAAGAAATTGGACACGCAGGGATAAATGCAGGGTTTGGTGGAAGAATGAGGATAATTCCTCTGGTAATTGGTGGGAGGGTCGAATTCAGTTTGTGAAAGCCAAATCTTCTGAATTTCCAGACAGTCCATGGGAGAGATATAGTGTTCGGTACAAGAGTGACCTCTCTGATGAACATTTGCATAGTCCTTGGGAGCTTTTTGACGCTGATACTCAATGGGAACAGCCACATATTGATGATCACGCAAGAAATAAACTGCTATCTGCTCTCGCCAAATTACAGCAGTCAGGCAACACCCTTCAG GACCGTTATGGACTGCATGAACTGACGAAAATTTCAAATAAGTCAAAATTTACGAACAG ATTTCCTGTTCCTCTGTCTATTGAATTGATGGAATCAAGGTTGGAGAATAATTACTACCGAAGTTTGGAGGCACTGAAGCACGATGCCTCAATTCTACTGTCCAATGCCACCTCGTTTTTTGAAAAGGATGCCGAGATGACTACCAAAATTAAACGCCTATCAGACTGGTTCACTCGGACATTATCATCTTTATAG
- the LOC123884017 gene encoding PH-interacting protein-like isoform X1, with protein sequence MRDMALQKYAPSGDAPTVNLKHLSFSSKVPEKTQSDVANQNHEMDVDVDLGEVYFLIMHFLSGGPCQKTYLQFKNELLENQLLPRRYHAWYSRSGACSGVIQDDGQSFPLGYNKLVERYPHIEKDHLVKLLKQLLLNKASLSPGLSTGNAPNAADVPTLLGTGSFSLLSYDREKVNEEVKPPPPYMRWPHMKANQVHGLGLREIGGGFPRHHRAPSIRAACYAIAKPSTMVQKMQNIKRVRGHRNAVYCAILDRSGRYVITGSDDRLVKIWSMETAYSLASCRGHDGDITDLAVSSNNAAVASSSNDCIIRVWRLPDGLPISVLRGHSGAVTAIAFSPRPNAVYQLLSSSDDGTCRIWDARNTQSSPRLYIPKPSDSVGRSSGPSSNTMPQSHQIFCCAYNANGTVFVTGSSDNLARVWNACKVNTEDADQPNHEIDVLSGHENDVNYVQFSGCAAASRFSTTETWKEDNIPKFKNSWLNHDNIVTCSRDGSAIIWIPKSRRSHGKIGRWTRAYHLRVPPPPMPPQPQRGGPRQRILPTPRGVNMIVWSLDNRFVLAAIMDCRICVWNASDGSLVHSLTGHTESTYVLDVHPFNPRIAMSAGYDGRTIVWDIWEGVPIRIYEISRFKLVDGKFSPDGTSIILSDDVGQLYILNTGQGESQKDAKYDQFFLGDYRPLIQDTHGNVLDQETQMIPYRRNMQDLLCDSAMIPYPEPYQSEFQRRRLGAFGQEWRPSSLKFAVGPDFSLDPEYHMVPLADLDMLIEPPPEFIDVMDWEPEIDVFANDTDSEYNLTDDSSSRGEKGCSSSNASGDPSCSTDNSDNEDIHMDSIRRSKRKKQKTGIDITTSSGRRVKRRNLDECDGNVHSSSRSRKGKGGQKSSRRKSSKSKSSRPQRAAARNALNLFSKITGGPIEEEEEEEDSLVGDSSDSDSTLQESNIDSEESGRASQNDQRNNSKGKEVLLYESEDTKSHELTESRVNRRRLVLKLPIRGSSKPAHEFENQAGLVGSSSKTAQESHDFNGNNRPSSTEQGYRFGNGSYSSIERKDQVNVDLLEKIRWGEVRARSSKPLRVREAVQQVANPNSLKCPNHLNENENVSTGQEKEDKDFTSTSTPALEIQNDDKVDSLTEINENCAGTTSQPFNTTGNGEPVAASSNYRDQDESLVSAGMTPQDTILVSVGHSGVDQLPEPNIGFPSVSTKLRSKRGTRNPESPCKHETKSSVLKNIASSCNADNNLNNEEHLVVVKDENNTRLTSNQRENDSQEVDAQVKQVTTSHDSLEPHSNRDKMFKAVYRRSRSHRAVANLADGSGMGESTSNGSNSNLNVAVDSNGTNEALHTNGSLELELGTRVPNNEQSNLRVQQRNGSCMVRIPQNVSPNKGKLTEERGSNSNLTVGLRSTRNRRSTYNIRDTSPVNRRKSLQSTLKGSWLLLSTHEEGCRYIPQQGDEVVYLRQGHQEYIDYSHKRESGPWVSLKGHLRAVEYCRVQSLEYSHVPGSGDSCCKMTLQFVDSNSSVVGKTFKLTLPEVTSFPDFLVERTRFDAAIQRNWTRRDKCRVWWKNEDNSSGNWWEGRIQFVKAKSSEFPDSPWERYSVRYKSDLSDEHLHSPWELFDADTQWEQPHIDDHARNKLLSALAKLQQSGNTLQDRYGLHELTKISNKSKFTNRFPVPLSIELMESRLENNYYRSLEALKHDASILLSNATSFFEKDAEMTTKIKRLSDWFTRTLSSL encoded by the exons Atgag GGATATGGCTTTGCAGAAGTATGCTCCTTCTGGCGATGCACCTACTGTTAATCTGAAACATTTGAGTTTCTCTAGTAAGGTCCCTGAGAAAACTCAGTCTGATGTGGCAAATCAGAATCATGAGATGGATGTGGATGTTGACCTTGGGGAAGTTTATTTTCTCATTATGCACTTCCTTTCTGGCGGGCCATgtcaaaaaacttatttacaGTTTAAGAATGAGCTTCTGGAGAATCAACTATTGCCTAGAAGATATCATGCTTGGTATTCAAGGAGTGGGGCATGCAGTGGTGTTATACAAGATGATGGTCAATCATTCCCTTTAGGTTACAATAAGTTGGTGGAGAG GTATCCTCATATTGAAAAGGATCACTTGGTAAAGCTTTTGAAGCAATTGTTATTAAACAAAGCCTCCTTGTCACCAGGCTTGAGTACTGGAAATGCTCCAAATGCAGCTGATGTACCCACTCTTCTGGGAACGGGATCATTTTCACTTCTGAGCT ATGACAGGGAGAAAGTGAATGAAGAAGTCAAACCGCCACCTCCTTATATGCGCTGGCCTCATATGAAAGCAAATCAGGTTCACGGGCTTGGTTTGAGGGAAATCGGGGGCGGTTTTCCAAGACATCACCGTGCACCATCTATACGTGCTGCATGCTATGCCATTGCAAAACCTTCTACTATGGTGCAGAAGATGCAAAATATCAAGAGAGTTAGAGGACACCGTAATGCTGTTTATTGTG CTATATTAGATCGGTCTGGAAGATATGTTATTACTGGTTCAGATGACCGACTTGTTAAAATTTGGTCAATGGAAACTGCATATAGTTTGGCCAGTTGCCGTGGACACGAT GGTGACATTACTGACTTGGCTGTGAGCTCAAACAATGCTGCAGTTGCTTCCTCATCAAATGACTGCATTATTCGAGTT TGGCGCTTGCCAGATGGCTTACCAATATCAGTTTTGCGGGGGCATTCTGGAGCTGTTACAGCCATAGCCTTTAGTCCCCGGCCTAATGCTGTTTACCAGCTTTTATC TTCCTCTGACGATGGAACTTGTAGGATATGGGATGCAAGAAATACCCAGTCAAGTCCAAGATTATATATTCCAAAGCCTTCTGATTCTGTTG GAAGGAGCAGCGGCCCATCCTCAAATACAATGCCACAAAGTCATCAAATTTTTTGCTGTGCATATAATGCTAATGGAACTGTCTTCGTCACTGGTAGCTCTGATAATCTTGCCAGG GTCTGGAATGCTTGTAAAGTTAATACGGAAGATGCTGACCAACCAAATCATGAGATAGATGTACTATCTGGTCATGAAAATGATGTAAACTATGTGCAATTTAG TGGATGTGCTGCAGCATCTCGATTTTCCACAACAGAAACTTGGAAGGAGGATAATATTCCCAAATTTAAGAATTCCTG GTTGAATCATGACAACATTGTTACCTGCTCTCGTGATGGTAGTGCCATTATATGGATTCCAAAATCACGCAGGTCACAT GGGAAAATTGGTCGCTGGACTCGGGCATATCATCTCAGAGTTCCACCTCCACCTATGCCTCCACAACCTCAGAGAGGTGGTCCACGCCAGAGAATTCTACCAACTCCACGTGGTGTAAATATGATTGTTTGGAGCCTAGACAACCGCTTTGTCCTTGCAGCCATTATGG ATTGCAGAATCTGTGTTTGGAATGCTTCTGATGGCAGCTTAGTGCACTCATTGACTGGGCATACTGAATCT ACATATGTTCTGGATGTTCATCCTTTTAATCCGCGGATAGCAATGAGTGCTGGATATGATGGAAGAACTATTGTATGGGAT ATATGGGAAGGTGTGCCTATCAGGATATATGAGATATCACGTTTCAAGTTGGTGGATGGAAAATTTTCTCC GGATGGGACATCAATTATACTATCTGATGATGTTGGTCAACTATATATATTAAACACTGGTCAAGGTGAATCCCAGAAAGATGCCAAATATGATCAG TTCTTTCTTGGTGATTATCGGCCTCTCATTCAAGACACACATGGTAATGTACTTGACCAG GAAACTCAGATGATTCCTTATCGACGTAATATGCAAGATTTGCTTTGTGATTCAG CAATGATACCATACCCAGAACCTTATCAGAGTGAATTTCAGCGTAGACGACTTGGAGCTTTCGGCCAGGAATGGCGCCCGTCATCGCTAAAGTTTGCTGTTGGCCCTGATTTCAGTCTGGACCCAGAGTATCATATGGTTCCATTGGCTGACTTGGACATGCTTATAGAACCACCACCAGAGTTTATAGATGTTATGGATTGGGAGCCAGAAATTGATGTGTTTGCTAATGATACCGATTCAGAATATAATTTAACTGATGATAGTTCTTCCCGGGGTGAGAAAGGATGTTCAAGCTCCAATGCCTCTGGTGATCCTAGTTGCAGCACAGATAACAGTGACAATGAGGACATTCACATGGATTCCATTCGTAGATCGAAGAGGAAAAAACAGAAGACTGGA ATTGATATTACGACTTCTTCTGGGAGACGTGTTAAAAGGAGGAATTTGGATGAGTGTGATGGCAATGTTCACAGTAGTAGCCGAAGTAGGAAGGGTAAAGGTGGACAAAAATCATCACGGAGGAAATCTTCTAAATCAAAATCTTCCAGACCTCAAAGAGCTGCTGCACGCAATGCTCTGAATCTATTCTCAAAAATTACAGGTGGAccaattgaagaagaagaagaagaagaagatagtTTGGTTGGTGATTCTTCAGATAGTGACTCAACATTGCAAGAGTCTAATATAGACAGTGAAGAATCTGGTAGAGCTTCCCAAAATGACCAACGGAATAATTCCAAGGGAAAGGAAGTGTTACTGTATGAATCAGAGGACACAAAATCTCATGAATTGACCGAGAGTCGTGTAAACAGAAGGAGGTTGGTCCTCAAATTGCCAATTCGGGGTTCATCTAAACCCGCACATGAGTTTGAGAACCAGGCTGGGTTGGTTGGCTCATCGTCAAAAACTGCTCAAGAATCCCATGATTTTAATGGGAACAACAGACCAAGTTCTACAGAGCAAGGATATCGTTTTGGCAATGGAAGTTACTCTTCAATTGAAAGAAAAGATCAAGTAAATGTAGACTTACTAGAGAAAATTAGATGGGGGGAGGTTAGGGCTCGTTCATCTAAACCTCTCAGAGTGAGAGAAGCTGTGCAACAAGTTGCAAATCCCAACTCTTTGAAATGTCCTAACCATctcaatgaaaatgaaaatgtcaGTACTGGGCAAGAGAAAGAGGACAAGGACTTCACTAGTACATCCACCCCTGCTTTAGAAATCCAAAATGATGATAAGGTAGATAGTTTGAcagaaataaatgaaaattgtgCTGGTACTACCTCTCAGCCATTTAATACTACTGGGAATGGTGAACCAGTCGCAGCTTCCAGCAATTACAGGGATCAAGATGAATCACTAGTTTCTGCAGGCATGACTCCGCAGGATACTATTCTTGTATCTGTCGGCCATAGTGGTGTTGACCAACTACCTGAACCAAATATTGGTTTTCCTTCTGTTTCAACAAAGCTGAGGTCTAAAAGGGGTACGAGGAATCCTGAAAGTCCATGTAAGCATGAAACAAAATCATCAGTGCTAAAGAATATTGCATCTAGCTGCAAtgctgataataatttgaacaaTGAAGAGCATTTGGTTGTGGTTAAGGATGAGAACAATACTAGACTAACATCTAATCAGAGAGAAAATGATTCTCAAGAAGTTGATGCTCAGGTTAAACAAGTTACTACTTCACATGATTCACTAGAACCACATTCAAATAGAGATAAAATGTTCAAAGCTGTTTATAGAAGATCAAGATCACATAGGGCTGTGGCTAATTTAGCTGATGGTAGTGGCATGGGAGAATCCACTTCAAATGGGAGCAACAGTAATCTTAATGTGGCAGTGGACAGTAATGGCACAAATGAAGCTCTTCATACCAATGGTTCCCTAGAGTTGGAACTAGGTACTCGTGTCCCAAATAATGAGCAGAGTAATCTTAGAGTGCAACAAAGAAATGGATCTTGTATGGTTAGAATTCCTCAGAATGTTTCCCCAAATAAAGGAAAGCTCACAGAAGAAAGGGGTTCTAATTCAAATTTGACTGTTGGTTTGAGGTCCACTAGGAATCGGAGGTCTACTTATAATATCCGTGATACTAGTCCTGTAAATAGAAGGAAATCACTACAATCAACTTTGAAGGGATCCTGGTTGCTGTTATCCACACATGAGGAAGGATGTAGATATATTCCTCAACAGGGAGATGAAGTGGTGTATTTAAGACAG GGACACCAGGAATATATAGATTATAGCCATAAAAGAGAATCGGGGCCTTGGGTGTCACTTAAGGGACATCTAAGAGCTGTAGAATATTGTAGAGTTCAAAGCCTCGAGTATTCTCATGTTCCAGGGTCGGGTGATAGCTGCTGCAAAATGACCCTCCAGTTTGTAGATTCAAATTCAAGTGTTGTTGGCAAAACTTTTAAATTAACCCTACCTGAAGTGACCAGTTTCCCTGATTTTCTTGTTGAAAGAACTAGATTTGATGCTGCTATCCAAAGAAATTGGACACGCAGGGATAAATGCAGGGTTTGGTGGAAGAATGAGGATAATTCCTCTGGTAATTGGTGGGAGGGTCGAATTCAGTTTGTGAAAGCCAAATCTTCTGAATTTCCAGACAGTCCATGGGAGAGATATAGTGTTCGGTACAAGAGTGACCTCTCTGATGAACATTTGCATAGTCCTTGGGAGCTTTTTGACGCTGATACTCAATGGGAACAGCCACATATTGATGATCACGCAAGAAATAAACTGCTATCTGCTCTCGCCAAATTACAGCAGTCAGGCAACACCCTTCAG GACCGTTATGGACTGCATGAACTGACGAAAATTTCAAATAAGTCAAAATTTACGAACAG ATTTCCTGTTCCTCTGTCTATTGAATTGATGGAATCAAGGTTGGAGAATAATTACTACCGAAGTTTGGAGGCACTGAAGCACGATGCCTCAATTCTACTGTCCAATGCCACCTCGTTTTTTGAAAAGGATGCCGAGATGACTACCAAAATTAAACGCCTATCAGACTGGTTCACTCGGACATTATCATCTTTATAG